One Urocitellus parryii isolate mUroPar1 chromosome 8, mUroPar1.hap1, whole genome shotgun sequence DNA window includes the following coding sequences:
- the Smim29 gene encoding small integral membrane protein 29 isoform X2: protein MSNTTVPNAPQANSDSMVMYVQKKKRVDRLRHHLLPMYSYDPAEELHEAEQELLSDVGDPKVVHGWQSGYQHKRMPLLDVKT from the exons ATGAGTAACACCACAGTGCCCAATGCTCCCCAGGCCAACAGTGACTCCATG GTAATGTATGTGCAGAAGAAAAAGCG GGTGGACCGGCTCCGCCATCACCTGCTACCCATGTACAGCTATGACCCTGCTGAGGAGCTGCACGAGGCTGAGCAGGAGCTCCTCTCTGATGTGGGAGACCCCAAG GTTGTGCATGGCTGGCAGAGTGGCTACCAGCACAAGCGGATGCCCTTGCTTGACGTCAAGACATGA
- the Smim29 gene encoding small integral membrane protein 29 isoform X1: protein MSNTTVPNAPQANSDSMVGYVLGPFFLITLVGVVVAVVMYVQKKKRVDRLRHHLLPMYSYDPAEELHEAEQELLSDVGDPKVVHGWQSGYQHKRMPLLDVKT, encoded by the exons ATGAGTAACACCACAGTGCCCAATGCTCCCCAGGCCAACAGTGACTCCATGGTGGGCTATGTGTTGGGGCCTTTCTTCCTCATCACCCTGGTCGGGGTGGTGGTGGCTGTG GTAATGTATGTGCAGAAGAAAAAGCG GGTGGACCGGCTCCGCCATCACCTGCTACCCATGTACAGCTATGACCCTGCTGAGGAGCTGCACGAGGCTGAGCAGGAGCTCCTCTCTGATGTGGGAGACCCCAAG GTTGTGCATGGCTGGCAGAGTGGCTACCAGCACAAGCGGATGCCCTTGCTTGACGTCAAGACATGA
- the Hmga1 gene encoding high mobility group protein HMG-I/HMG-Y isoform X1 encodes MSESSSKSSQPLASKQEKDGTEKRGRGRPRKQPPVSPGTALVGSQKEPSEVPTPKRPRGRPKGSKNKGAAKTRKTTTAPGRKPRGRPKKLEKEEEEGISQESSEEEQ; translated from the exons ATGAGTGAGTCAAGCTCAAAGTCCAGCCAGCCCTTGGCCTCCAAGCAGGAAAAGGATGGAACTGAGAAGCGAGGCCGGGGCAGGCCGCGCAAGCAGCCTCCGGTGAGTCCCGGGACAGCGCTGGTAGGGAGCCAG AAGGAACCCAGTGAAGTGCCAACACCCAAGAGACCTCGGGGCCGACCAAAGGGGAGCAAAAACAAGGGCGCTGCCAAGACCCGG AAAACCACCACAGCTCCAGGGAGGAAACCCAGGGGCAGACCTAAGAAACTG gagaaggaggaagaggagggcatCTCGCAGGAGTCCTCTGAAGAGGAGCAGTGA
- the Hmga1 gene encoding high mobility group protein HMG-I/HMG-Y isoform X2: MSESSSKSSQPLASKQEKDGTEKRGRGRPRKQPPKEPSEVPTPKRPRGRPKGSKNKGAAKTRKTTTAPGRKPRGRPKKLEKEEEEGISQESSEEEQ, translated from the exons ATGAGTGAGTCAAGCTCAAAGTCCAGCCAGCCCTTGGCCTCCAAGCAGGAAAAGGATGGAACTGAGAAGCGAGGCCGGGGCAGGCCGCGCAAGCAGCCTCCG AAGGAACCCAGTGAAGTGCCAACACCCAAGAGACCTCGGGGCCGACCAAAGGGGAGCAAAAACAAGGGCGCTGCCAAGACCCGG AAAACCACCACAGCTCCAGGGAGGAAACCCAGGGGCAGACCTAAGAAACTG gagaaggaggaagaggagggcatCTCGCAGGAGTCCTCTGAAGAGGAGCAGTGA